The following are from one region of the Nostoc cf. commune SO-36 genome:
- a CDS encoding dynamin family protein gives MEPDKLGRFKEYGEFILRKIDSVPQHPSKQEDWVPASLDDCLLRLRSAAQKTVDLATSPVKIGVMGEFSSGKTLLLGSLIGYADALPVSENPTTGNVTAIHIIPQDDFATTQLSNFTVEYLSHEGVHECLRFMLGEANKRTTAAGLPPIPVSKLNSGTDIIGWCEEAWNSSNNLELRYLLRELVLFLRAYQAYGEVMCGGHYQIDGITAREGLQLVEQPMAIQTLKFEDLPPAHIRLPSPPQRLPTKLLQNSFPLIRRVDIDVKISREIWDFAGAAKFILIDFPGLGASNSGARDTFLSLRELAEVQTILVLLNGKSPGSDRANKIFTMMQQQRPGQDLKDLILVAVGRFDQLPLDSEGGERELDQLIEDSHLQQETVFQKLKVLQTTIDGAEAFTTQKDRIVLLSPLLGLAELAKRSSKVKAGSTEFLANLDYPDYLDRSKRLQEKWQQLSERLLESDPRSSLGKQLGYFGQDGGLSKLRELIQTHVATHGLKQLYEDTRRSADVVSQQQDHLKDIIDEIHEQGIPTGDSPAFLELRFVVESLDKIYRNFQKDIGKEPLKDRRGVVVSDVVKDELTFRILNWNQWTLLFNKANNGAIALAESKGAAGKLFDRGNRVNTSLPTKSDDFYPVFEKTVKEVEDFARDRIHQAVMDLLNQLSNHVAPEREQLQAFFHPEMEQEIEEKFGFEDADLFYKLLLGCDPNEWKEAIIAEISSKDKTVAPEIIFPLARQDDKHNVGQIFDWAPEKSQGLPRSSNHQLLVLRLRDEITASASLHLVQYVSEVNQQINSELEGILDQIIPSLQNLSKKETLLRYLAAGELPSEIAIPTWLQIISELAAVSYLDDLR, from the coding sequence ATGGAACCAGATAAACTGGGCCGTTTTAAGGAGTACGGCGAATTCATCCTCCGAAAGATAGATTCTGTGCCCCAGCACCCTTCAAAACAAGAAGATTGGGTTCCAGCTAGTCTAGATGACTGTCTTCTTCGTCTGCGGTCAGCCGCCCAGAAAACTGTAGACCTGGCAACTTCGCCTGTGAAAATTGGCGTGATGGGGGAATTCAGTAGTGGGAAAACTTTACTTTTAGGCAGTCTAATTGGATATGCAGATGCTTTGCCAGTCAGCGAAAACCCCACTACGGGTAATGTTACCGCCATACACATCATACCGCAAGATGACTTTGCCACTACACAATTAAGCAATTTTACGGTAGAGTATCTTTCTCATGAAGGTGTACATGAGTGTCTACGCTTCATGTTAGGGGAAGCCAATAAACGGACAACAGCAGCAGGGCTTCCTCCGATACCAGTATCGAAACTCAACTCTGGCACAGATATTATTGGCTGGTGTGAAGAAGCATGGAATAGTAGTAACAATTTAGAGCTACGTTATTTACTCCGGGAGTTGGTATTGTTCCTGCGGGCTTATCAAGCTTATGGGGAAGTTATGTGTGGCGGGCACTACCAGATTGATGGTATCACTGCCCGTGAAGGGCTACAGCTAGTCGAGCAGCCAATGGCAATCCAAACTCTGAAATTTGAGGATTTACCTCCAGCGCACATCCGATTACCAAGTCCACCCCAGAGGCTACCAACAAAGTTATTGCAAAACAGTTTCCCACTTATCCGCCGTGTAGATATCGATGTGAAAATCTCACGGGAAATTTGGGATTTTGCAGGTGCAGCAAAATTTATTCTCATCGACTTTCCGGGGTTGGGGGCTTCTAATTCTGGGGCTAGGGATACCTTTTTGTCATTGCGAGAATTGGCAGAAGTACAGACAATTTTGGTATTGCTAAATGGTAAATCTCCTGGGAGCGATCGCGCCAACAAAATCTTTACCATGATGCAGCAACAGCGACCGGGACAAGACCTAAAAGATTTAATTCTCGTAGCTGTAGGTCGTTTCGATCAACTACCTCTAGATAGCGAAGGCGGCGAAAGAGAACTTGATCAACTGATTGAAGATAGCCATTTACAACAGGAAACCGTTTTCCAAAAGCTCAAAGTTTTGCAAACTACCATTGACGGTGCAGAAGCGTTTACAACCCAAAAAGACCGTATCGTTTTACTGTCGCCACTGTTGGGACTAGCTGAATTAGCAAAACGTTCTAGTAAAGTGAAAGCTGGCTCAACAGAGTTTTTAGCTAACTTAGACTATCCTGATTATTTAGATCGGTCTAAACGCCTACAAGAAAAATGGCAGCAATTAAGTGAACGGCTGCTAGAATCTGATCCCCGCAGTTCTTTAGGCAAACAGTTAGGTTACTTTGGTCAAGATGGGGGACTTAGTAAGCTGCGGGAATTGATTCAAACCCACGTAGCTACTCATGGTTTGAAGCAGCTGTATGAAGATACTCGGAGATCGGCTGATGTGGTAAGTCAGCAACAAGATCACTTGAAAGACATCATAGATGAAATTCACGAGCAAGGGATTCCCACAGGGGATAGCCCCGCTTTTCTTGAGTTGCGCTTTGTGGTCGAAAGCTTAGATAAAATCTACAGAAATTTTCAAAAAGATATAGGCAAAGAACCACTCAAAGATCGGCGCGGTGTTGTCGTTAGTGATGTAGTTAAAGACGAACTCACCTTTAGAATCCTCAATTGGAACCAGTGGACTTTACTCTTCAACAAAGCCAATAATGGAGCGATCGCTCTGGCAGAATCTAAAGGTGCAGCCGGGAAATTATTTGATCGGGGAAACCGCGTAAATACTTCTCTTCCAACTAAAAGCGATGATTTTTATCCAGTATTTGAGAAAACCGTTAAAGAAGTAGAAGATTTTGCCCGCGATCGCATTCATCAAGCAGTAATGGATTTGTTGAACCAATTATCAAATCATGTAGCCCCAGAACGCGAACAATTGCAGGCATTTTTCCACCCAGAAATGGAACAAGAAATCGAAGAAAAATTCGGTTTTGAAGATGCCGATCTCTTTTACAAACTATTGCTAGGATGCGATCCTAACGAATGGAAAGAAGCAATCATCGCGGAAATTAGTAGTAAAGACAAAACTGTTGCACCTGAAATTATTTTTCCTTTAGCACGTCAGGACGATAAACACAACGTTGGTCAAATTTTTGATTGGGCGCCAGAGAAAAGCCAAGGTTTACCGAGATCGAGTAATCACCAACTTTTAGTACTGCGACTGCGAGATGAAATTACTGCTAGTGCCAGCCTCCATCTTGTGCAGTATGTTAGCGAAGTTAATCAGCAAATAAATTCCGAACTAGAAGGCATTTTGGATCAAATTATTCCTAGTTTACAAAACCTTTCAAAAAAAGAAACTTTGCTGAGATATCTGGCGGCTGGAGAATTGCCATCTGAGATCGCAATTCCTACTTGGTTGCAGATTATTTCAGAACTTGCTGCTGTTTCTTACTTAGATGATTTGAGATAA
- a CDS encoding PAS domain-containing protein, whose translation MFSKKVQSYINQIIVKEEEIQQGGKGFFQSANTTSVMIWMSGCNALYCYFNSHWLEFTGTYVTKGASASAREDEIGNIWTCSVHPEDRQRCQDIYQKAFAGHDSFQRQYRLRRADGEYHWILDTAAPRFAADGSFVGYIGYCLDLTKVPIAVSQPVLTESYSTSPNSSHHLRKITGRQKVLKQLQAETGKRQAAEAQLRQKTSEFAAILKVLPDLYFRIDAEGTILDYKQGLIESLSILPGDCQGKSLRECLPAALGDRFYQAITQVLETQYEVSFEYTLSLPEENNNFAARLLPLPEQQIIVLVRDASEDIQAALVESDAKFRSIVENANNIIFALTLEGIFSYVSPNWTEIFGHEVTEVEGQSFIPFIHPEDVHICANYFQRILTTGEKQKAIEYRVKHKNGTWRWHTSNSSAIRDTNGNVLYFVGICYDTTDRKEAEVALAERARLANFRADVDAALTQTDSLQNMMRRCTDALVEHLDAAFARIWILNEQDNVLELQVSSGMYTHINGSHKRVPVGQFKIGLIAEEGKPHLTNSVQTDALVGNKEWAKEQGMVAFAGYPLIVEDETVGVIAMFARQTITESTFTALEFAAQEIAIGIKRKLGEIALRESAQREALLNRLSNQIRASLDLNYIVETAVQEIHKLFQIDRCAFFWYRQDVDIPYWEKVYETKSSFFPCFLNQQEATNAEIELIAAKTLNAEIIRIDDAGTVEDSVAQQFLQGFGFTAFMSLPVHTQSGEIGTFSCAYSSGIRSWLNNEVELLQAVTVQIAIAIDQAKLYTQSRIAAQTAQDKAQQLEAALRELQLTQAQLIQTEKMSSLGQLVAGIAHEINNPVNFIYGNITHAREYTKDLLHLVELYQQNNYPLTPEIDQHIDDIDLDFLKQDLPKILDSMNMGAERIRQIVLSLRNFSRLDEDGAKAVDIHEGIDSSLLLLQNRLKAKPGHPEIQIIRDYGNLPPVMCHAGQMNQVFMNLLTNAIDFLEESYSAGRRGAYVISHLSLVNNTEQRTNDQGQMTSPQIRIRTLIQKDLVIISIADNGPGMTEEVHKRLFDPFFTTKPVGKGTGMGLSISYQIVVQKHGGQIQCISAPGEGAEFVVMIPLKQ comes from the coding sequence GTGTTTTCTAAAAAGGTGCAGAGCTACATCAACCAAATCATAGTTAAAGAGGAAGAAATACAACAGGGTGGAAAAGGATTTTTCCAGTCGGCAAATACTACTTCTGTGATGATTTGGATGTCTGGATGCAATGCACTTTACTGTTATTTCAATTCCCATTGGCTGGAATTTACTGGAACATATGTAACAAAAGGCGCGTCTGCATCTGCGCGAGAAGACGAGATAGGCAATATCTGGACTTGTAGCGTCCATCCAGAAGATAGACAGCGATGTCAAGATATATACCAGAAAGCATTTGCTGGGCATGATTCCTTCCAGAGGCAATATCGCCTGCGTCGGGCTGATGGCGAATATCACTGGATTTTAGATACAGCAGCGCCACGATTTGCCGCAGATGGTAGTTTTGTTGGTTACATCGGTTATTGTCTGGATCTAACAAAAGTGCCGATAGCGGTAAGCCAACCTGTGCTAACAGAAAGCTACTCTACATCGCCAAATTCCTCTCACCACCTACGTAAAATTACAGGAAGGCAAAAAGTACTAAAGCAACTGCAAGCTGAAACTGGAAAACGCCAAGCAGCTGAAGCGCAGTTACGCCAAAAAACATCAGAATTTGCAGCGATTTTAAAAGTGCTTCCTGATTTGTACTTTCGTATTGATGCTGAGGGAACGATTCTGGATTACAAGCAAGGATTGATAGAGAGTCTTTCTATTCTACCAGGAGATTGTCAGGGCAAGAGTTTGCGAGAATGTCTACCGGCTGCTTTAGGCGATCGCTTCTACCAAGCAATAACTCAAGTACTTGAAACTCAATATGAAGTCAGTTTTGAATATACCTTATCGCTACCAGAAGAAAACAATAATTTTGCAGCTAGGTTATTACCATTACCAGAACAGCAAATCATAGTTCTTGTCCGTGACGCCAGTGAAGACATCCAAGCAGCCTTAGTAGAAAGCGATGCCAAGTTCCGCAGCATTGTGGAAAACGCCAATAACATTATTTTTGCGCTGACGCTTGAAGGAATATTTTCTTACGTTTCTCCTAACTGGACTGAAATTTTTGGGCATGAGGTTACAGAGGTTGAAGGGCAATCTTTTATTCCCTTTATACATCCTGAAGATGTGCATATTTGTGCCAATTATTTTCAAAGAATTTTGACAACAGGCGAGAAACAAAAAGCAATTGAATATCGAGTCAAACACAAAAATGGTACTTGGCGATGGCATACAAGCAACTCATCTGCTATTAGAGACACTAATGGCAATGTTTTGTACTTCGTTGGTATTTGCTATGACACGACTGATCGCAAAGAAGCAGAAGTAGCTTTAGCAGAACGAGCGCGTTTAGCAAATTTTCGTGCTGATGTAGACGCGGCCCTTACCCAGACTGACAGCTTACAGAACATGATGCGCCGTTGCACTGACGCTTTAGTTGAACATCTTGATGCAGCTTTTGCTCGCATCTGGATACTGAACGAACAAGACAATGTACTTGAGTTGCAAGTCAGTTCTGGGATGTACACTCATATCAATGGTTCCCATAAACGTGTGCCAGTTGGTCAATTCAAAATTGGTTTGATTGCTGAAGAAGGCAAACCCCACTTAACTAACTCTGTGCAGACAGATGCCCTCGTCGGTAACAAAGAGTGGGCAAAAGAACAAGGTATGGTCGCCTTCGCTGGCTATCCCTTGATTGTCGAAGATGAAACTGTAGGGGTGATAGCCATGTTTGCCCGCCAAACTATTACAGAATCAACTTTCACAGCACTGGAATTTGCTGCTCAAGAAATTGCCATTGGCATCAAACGCAAGCTAGGAGAAATTGCACTCAGAGAAAGCGCCCAGCGAGAAGCATTACTCAATCGTCTTTCTAATCAGATTCGAGCTTCTTTGGATCTCAATTACATTGTGGAAACCGCAGTGCAGGAGATTCACAAATTATTTCAGATCGATCGCTGCGCCTTCTTTTGGTATCGGCAAGACGTTGATATACCCTACTGGGAAAAAGTATATGAGACGAAAAGTTCCTTTTTCCCCTGTTTTCTTAACCAACAAGAAGCAACTAATGCAGAAATCGAACTAATTGCAGCTAAAACCTTGAACGCAGAAATCATTCGCATTGATGATGCTGGGACTGTGGAAGATTCTGTAGCACAGCAGTTTTTGCAGGGTTTTGGTTTTACTGCTTTTATGTCGCTGCCCGTACACACACAATCGGGCGAAATTGGCACATTTAGTTGTGCTTATTCTAGTGGCATTCGGTCTTGGCTGAACAACGAAGTAGAATTACTGCAAGCAGTTACAGTTCAAATAGCGATCGCTATTGACCAAGCTAAACTTTACACCCAAAGTCGCATTGCTGCTCAAACCGCCCAAGATAAAGCCCAGCAACTAGAAGCGGCGCTGCGAGAACTTCAACTCACTCAAGCGCAACTGATTCAAACTGAAAAAATGTCTAGTTTAGGACAATTGGTTGCAGGTATTGCCCACGAAATCAATAATCCTGTCAATTTTATTTATGGCAATATTACCCACGCCCGTGAATATACCAAGGATTTGCTGCACCTAGTAGAACTTTATCAACAAAATAACTACCCACTAACACCAGAGATTGATCAACATATCGACGACATTGATTTAGACTTTCTCAAACAAGATTTACCCAAAATCCTAGATTCTATGAACATGGGAGCCGAACGCATTCGGCAGATTGTCCTATCTTTACGCAATTTTTCTCGCCTTGATGAAGACGGTGCAAAGGCAGTAGATATTCATGAAGGTATCGATAGCAGCTTACTGCTGTTACAAAATCGCCTCAAAGCCAAACCCGGACATCCTGAAATTCAAATAATTCGAGACTACGGCAACCTACCACCAGTAATGTGTCACGCTGGACAGATGAATCAGGTGTTTATGAATCTGTTGACAAATGCGATCGATTTTTTAGAAGAGTCATATTCTGCGGGAAGGCGAGGCGCCTATGTCATTAGTCACTTGTCATTAGTAAACAACACTGAACAAAGGACAAATGACCAAGGACAAATGACTTCTCCCCAGATTCGCATTCGCACCCTCATCCAAAAAGACCTTGTAATCATTAGCATTGCCGACAATGGCCCAGGCATGACTGAGGAAGTACACAAACGACTATTTGACCCATTCTTTACGACAAAACCTGTGGGTAAAGGCACGGGCATGGGGTTATCAATTAGCTACCAAATTGTTGTTCAAAAACACGGTGGGCAAATCCAGTGTATTTCAGCGCCAGGAGAAGGTGCCGAGTTTGTTGTCATGATTCCACTAAAGCAATAA
- a CDS encoding cyclase family protein — protein MIQPQSQNSITYTRVIHLSHVIDVDIPQWSGDPTVEFETVAELNNDGYYLRRFSLGEHSATHINAPNSFHSSAVGIDQYPAQSLVVPAVVINICQATAVNPDYALTIADVLAWEEEYGEISPGCVVILNTGWQKKWLDKSAFLNHDSQGIAHFPGFGSDAAQFLLDERQIAGVGIDTHGVDPGQDNSFAINRLVLEQPRIVLENLTNLDQLPSKGTTLAIAPLRLRGGSGSPVGVLALVP, from the coding sequence ATGATACAACCCCAAAGTCAAAATAGTATCACCTACACACGCGTTATCCACCTAAGTCATGTCATTGACGTAGATATTCCCCAATGGTCTGGAGATCCTACAGTCGAATTTGAAACTGTGGCTGAATTAAATAATGATGGCTATTACCTGCGGCGTTTCTCCTTGGGGGAACATAGCGCTACCCATATCAACGCCCCTAACAGTTTTCATAGTTCTGCCGTGGGAATTGACCAATACCCAGCCCAGTCCTTGGTTGTACCTGCGGTAGTCATAAATATCTGCCAAGCCACGGCGGTTAATCCTGATTATGCCCTGACTATTGCTGATGTTTTGGCTTGGGAAGAAGAATACGGTGAAATTTCTCCTGGTTGCGTAGTTATACTGAATACTGGTTGGCAAAAAAAGTGGTTGGATAAAAGTGCATTCCTCAATCACGATTCTCAAGGAATTGCCCACTTTCCAGGCTTTGGCAGCGATGCGGCTCAATTTTTACTGGATGAACGGCAAATCGCTGGGGTAGGAATTGATACTCATGGTGTAGACCCTGGACAGGATAACAGTTTTGCGATTAACCGCCTAGTTTTAGAACAACCGCGCATTGTGTTGGAAAATTTGACAAATTTGGATCAACTACCATCTAAAGGTACTACTCTTGCGATCGCACCTTTAAGATTACGTGGTGGTTCTGGTTCTCCTGTGGGGGTATTGGCATTAGTGCCTTAA
- a CDS encoding aldehyde dehydrogenase family protein — protein sequence MTTPLSCRNYINGQWLSAIGEATLERRNPADKTEVVATFPRSQVNDVDTAVAAARKAYHSWRKVPAPARAEYIFRVGEILLQHKEELAQLISREMGKPLTEARGDVQEGIDCAFYSAGEGRRLFGQTTPSEMSNKFAMTVRMPIGVCALITPWNFPVAIPCWKAMPALVCGNTVILKPAEDTSACATKLIEIFQQAGLPPGVINLVHGVGEEAGKALVEHPNVDLVSFTGSSETGAFVGATCGRTHKRVCLEMGGKNAQVVMEDADLELALDGAVWGAFGTTGQRCTATSRLILHRDIKEKFTAMLYERTSKLRLGAGTDSDTDIGPIVNEKQLQQVSKYLDIAREEGAKVLIGGEIASEGSLKNGYFFQPTILDDVTPDMRVAREEIFGPVVALIEVSSFEDAIAILNDSNYGLSSSVYTRDINRAFTAMRDIEAGITYINGPTIGAEVHLPFGGVKQTGNGHREAGTTAMDVFTEWKSVYVDFSGSLQRAQIDNRS from the coding sequence ATGACAACTCCGCTATCTTGCCGCAATTACATCAATGGGCAATGGTTGAGTGCTATAGGTGAAGCAACTCTCGAACGCCGCAACCCTGCTGACAAAACCGAAGTGGTTGCCACATTTCCCCGTTCGCAAGTTAATGATGTAGATACAGCAGTAGCCGCCGCCCGTAAAGCCTACCACAGTTGGCGCAAAGTCCCAGCCCCAGCCAGGGCAGAATACATCTTTCGCGTCGGGGAAATATTACTCCAGCATAAAGAAGAACTTGCCCAATTAATCAGTCGAGAAATGGGTAAACCCTTGACGGAAGCTAGGGGAGATGTCCAAGAAGGTATTGACTGCGCCTTTTACAGTGCTGGCGAAGGGCGGCGATTATTTGGGCAAACGACACCCTCGGAAATGTCCAACAAATTCGCCATGACTGTGCGGATGCCCATCGGAGTCTGTGCTTTAATTACTCCCTGGAATTTTCCTGTGGCAATTCCTTGCTGGAAAGCTATGCCAGCCTTGGTGTGTGGTAATACAGTTATTCTCAAACCTGCTGAAGATACTTCCGCCTGTGCCACTAAATTGATTGAAATTTTTCAACAAGCAGGTTTACCACCAGGAGTAATTAACTTGGTGCATGGTGTGGGAGAGGAGGCGGGAAAAGCTTTAGTTGAGCATCCCAATGTAGATTTAGTATCCTTTACTGGTTCTTCAGAAACGGGTGCTTTTGTCGGCGCTACTTGTGGACGCACTCACAAGCGTGTCTGTTTGGAAATGGGTGGTAAAAATGCTCAAGTGGTAATGGAAGATGCCGATTTAGAACTTGCTCTCGATGGTGCTGTGTGGGGAGCATTTGGGACAACTGGGCAACGGTGTACGGCTACCAGTCGGCTGATTTTGCATCGTGATATCAAAGAAAAGTTTACTGCGATGCTTTATGAGCGTACCAGTAAGTTACGCTTGGGTGCTGGCACTGACTCTGACACAGATATTGGCCCGATTGTCAATGAAAAGCAACTCCAACAGGTAAGCAAGTATTTGGATATCGCTCGTGAGGAAGGAGCAAAGGTTTTAATTGGTGGAGAAATTGCTAGTGAAGGCTCACTGAAAAACGGTTATTTCTTTCAACCAACTATTTTGGATGATGTAACTCCCGATATGCGCGTTGCCCGTGAAGAGATATTTGGGCCAGTGGTGGCATTAATTGAGGTTAGCTCCTTTGAGGATGCGATCGCAATTCTCAACGATAGCAATTATGGTCTTTCTTCTTCAGTTTACACCCGCGATATCAACCGGGCTTTTACTGCCATGCGCGACATCGAAGCAGGTATCACCTATATTAACGGCCCCACTATTGGTGCAGAGGTACACTTGCCCTTTGGTGGTGTGAAACAAACCGGTAACGGACACCGCGAAGCTGGAACTACTGCAATGGACGTTTTCACAGAGTGGAAAAGTGTCTATGTTGACTTCTCTGGAAGTTTGCAACGCGCTCAGATAGATAACCGCAGTTAA
- a CDS encoding SDR family oxidoreductase — translation MRSFQKLREQGNDQWLMTAIAKFNVISPGPTDTELFREGKTQEQIDRLAQMAAFGKLGDVQEIADVVAFLASDEARWITGQNIRVNGGIA, via the coding sequence TTGCGATCGTTCCAGAAACTTAGGGAGCAGGGTAATGATCAATGGCTAATGACTGCGATCGCTAAATTCAATGTTATTTCTCCTGGCCCTACCGATACAGAACTATTCCGAGAAGGCAAAACACAAGAACAGATAGACCGTTTAGCGCAAATGGCTGCGTTTGGCAAACTGGGAGATGTGCAAGAAATCGCCGATGTCGTAGCATTTCTTGCTAGCGATGAAGCCAGGTGGATCACTGGGCAAAATATCCGTGTAAACGGTGGAATCGCGTGA
- a CDS encoding efflux RND transporter periplasmic adaptor subunit, with protein sequence MTSPEPQTDFGEETPQTSFEPPSGKRRWLWLVLPAVLLLGGGATLVWRLLTPQNSAPSTVNAQPQGVRVKISTVQSGIIEESSDFIASLKSQRSVTLQPRIQGQVTQILVKSGDPVAQGGAILQVDPTPQAGVSGTNAVPQAFLMQLANARATLKSLEAERVSYVANVQLYQQNYEKFVTLAEQGAVSRQTSNQIADRLATAKTSLNAIDSRIQTQRTTILQAEKSLQQANVNTQTQQPQSDKITAPFSGTVSNIGVKVGDLVNTSTQLVNITQNRPLEVNISVPLQQGPQLRKGMPVEVMNTQGQKLGRSRVFFIAPNASNETQTILIKALFDNPNGQLRADQLVRARVFWNQRPGVLIPTTAMTRVGGDTFVYVVETETSPQGVSQQVARQRRVKLGEIKGNNYQVIEGLQPEDKVIISGLLNLRDGVAIVPET encoded by the coding sequence ATGACATCCCCTGAGCCTCAAACTGATTTTGGAGAAGAAACTCCACAAACCTCATTTGAGCCACCTTCTGGAAAACGGCGGTGGCTTTGGTTAGTTTTACCAGCAGTTCTATTGTTAGGGGGCGGAGCAACTCTAGTTTGGCGTTTGCTCACTCCACAAAATTCAGCACCTTCAACTGTTAACGCTCAACCTCAAGGGGTAAGGGTTAAAATATCGACAGTCCAAAGCGGCATAATTGAGGAAAGTTCAGATTTTATTGCTAGCCTAAAATCCCAGCGCTCAGTCACGCTCCAGCCAAGGATTCAAGGCCAAGTTACCCAGATACTTGTCAAATCTGGAGATCCAGTTGCACAAGGAGGGGCAATTCTTCAAGTAGATCCTACACCACAAGCAGGGGTCAGTGGAACCAATGCTGTACCTCAAGCATTTTTAATGCAACTGGCAAATGCCCGCGCTACACTCAAATCTCTGGAAGCAGAACGAGTATCTTACGTTGCAAATGTGCAATTGTACCAGCAGAACTACGAAAAGTTTGTCACTCTAGCTGAACAAGGAGCCGTGTCTCGACAGACGAGCAATCAGATTGCTGATAGGCTCGCCACTGCTAAGACTAGTCTTAATGCAATAGATTCCAGAATTCAAACACAACGAACCACCATCTTGCAGGCTGAAAAATCCTTGCAGCAGGCTAATGTAAATACTCAAACACAACAGCCCCAATCTGACAAAATTACTGCTCCCTTTAGTGGCACAGTTAGCAACATTGGGGTGAAAGTCGGTGATTTAGTTAATACTTCCACACAATTAGTTAATATCACTCAAAATCGACCTTTAGAAGTAAACATCTCTGTGCCACTACAGCAAGGGCCGCAATTGCGTAAGGGAATGCCAGTGGAGGTTATGAACACACAAGGTCAAAAACTGGGTAGAAGCAGAGTATTTTTCATTGCACCTAATGCCAGTAATGAAACGCAAACCATATTAATCAAAGCACTTTTTGACAATCCTAACGGACAGTTGCGTGCAGATCAATTGGTAAGGGCTAGAGTCTTCTGGAATCAGCGCCCTGGAGTTTTAATCCCGACAACAGCAATGACTCGTGTAGGTGGAGACACTTTTGTTTATGTAGTTGAAACAGAAACATCTCCTCAAGGTGTATCCCAACAAGTCGCTCGACAAAGGCGCGTGAAGCTAGGCGAAATTAAAGGTAATAATTACCAAGTTATCGAAGGTTTACAGCCAGAAGATAAAGTTATTATTTCAGGTTTGCTCAATCTTAGAGATGGCGTTGCGATCGTTCCAGAAACTTAG
- a CDS encoding PEP-CTERM sorting domain-containing protein, producing the protein MKKYTKFATRFLALATPAIASSIFATLPSQAATFAYSESRFNINNFSSSPSDVEVLTDTLTEAISTGGQVTADANAEANFNIDANNSASNLSFSQAQGRGDGYAGSAKSLAGIIGYDFTVDKDKEFSFDFSGFFKLETSIFETSINDQFTESANAYGLFSYELYDSASNELLDSFNIYGNLSTLGDNDTFAFEASKNITFDLSQTTTDNFFGGTQEYASANFKGKYSRTFDKLTHLTLVESKKNQVSVYTVPEPSTVLGSLLSCTMLGATLIRKRKRASSAALFVNKDLRAV; encoded by the coding sequence ATGAAAAAATACACAAAATTTGCAACACGTTTTTTGGCACTAGCTACTCCAGCGATCGCTAGTTCGATATTTGCAACCTTACCGAGCCAAGCTGCTACCTTTGCCTATTCTGAGTCAAGATTCAACATCAACAACTTTAGTAGCAGCCCTTCAGATGTTGAGGTTCTGACTGATACTTTGACTGAAGCAATTAGCACAGGTGGTCAAGTAACTGCTGATGCTAACGCTGAGGCTAACTTTAATATCGATGCAAACAACTCTGCCTCCAATTTGTCCTTCAGCCAAGCTCAAGGTCGGGGTGATGGCTATGCAGGGTCGGCGAAAAGCTTGGCTGGGATTATCGGTTATGATTTTACAGTAGACAAAGACAAAGAGTTTTCTTTTGATTTCAGTGGCTTCTTTAAGCTTGAAACATCCATTTTTGAAACATCCATTAATGATCAATTCACTGAAAGTGCAAATGCTTATGGATTGTTTTCATATGAGTTATACGACAGCGCTAGTAATGAGCTTTTGGACTCTTTCAATATTTATGGAAATTTATCAACTCTAGGTGACAATGATACTTTTGCATTTGAAGCGAGTAAGAACATAACTTTTGATTTAAGTCAGACTACTACTGATAATTTTTTTGGCGGAACACAGGAATATGCTTCGGCTAACTTTAAGGGTAAATATTCCCGTACTTTCGATAAGTTAACTCATTTAACCTTAGTAGAATCTAAAAAGAATCAGGTGAGCGTCTATACTGTCCCAGAACCCTCAACAGTTCTAGGTTCGCTGTTGAGTTGCACTATGCTTGGCGCTACCTTGATACGCAAGCGTAAAAGAGCTTCTTCAGCTGCGTTGTTTGTTAATAAGGATTTAAGGGCTGTTTAG